A region of the bacterium genome:
TTGTCACATTCATGCAAATCAGTTTTACCGGAAGACAGCGGATGTTCAGACATAACATGGAATGAGACTGCACATATCCGATTCGCGAAAGAAAAAGCATTCCTCTTGGTTATTTGGGCCTGCGAATCGGAGTAGGCAGAAGTTCCTTGCCGGAGCTGTACGTATCGGCACGGTGGCACTCGATGCAGGCTTGAGTGAATCCGTGAGTGCGAGTCTCCTGCTCATGGCACTTCACACAAAGCTGGCGTTCAGTAGTGCCGGAGTTAAAGGGATTCGGCAATGGAAAAGAACCCGAAGGAAAGCCATCCTGCAGAAGGTTGACGACGCGAAAGTCCCAACGCCCCAGGTCTACGGCACTGGAGCCGTGTGCGCGATGGCAGGAAATGCACGTGATTTCGCTGCGATGATCTGGTCCGTTGGTGCTGTTTATCGTGACATCGCTGCTTTCAAATGGAACTTGCGGCAAGTAGGCAGTTAGGGGATTTCCCCCTGTGGGATCAGCGGTTCCATTGTAGTGCTCATATGATGCGCGCGTGCCTCCACTCAATGGACCACGCACAGGGTGCTGGAAACCAGTCTTGGTTTCTTCGTGATAGAGTCCATGGCAGTTGCGACACCAGTTTGTCCAACCGGACTTGTAGGCAGTATGCAGCGATTGTGATTCAGCGGCGCCTTGCAACGGAATACCGTCTGCAACAGGGGCGGGGAAACTAAAGACAAAGTCACCGGCAGGGATGCGGCCCACTCCATGAAGCAAACGGAAGTTTTCGTTGCCGTGGGGATCGTGACAACTTGTGCAACCGAGGGAAGCGGAAGGGTAGGAACCGCCGGGCGAGAGCTGATGCACAGGATCGCGCGTGGAGTTTTGCGACGGAGCGTCACAGTTGTGCACGCCGTGACTGCCGGAGAGCGGAAACATCGCACCGTTCGGTGCATCGTTGATGTTTGGAGCACCCGTGAAGATGAAGTTTCCGCCGCCGCGCTCGGGAGAGGGGTGCATGAGATTGTCGGCCCAAACAGCACCGTTGCCCGCAGCGTGACAACTCAGACACATGTCGGAGGGAGAGTTAGCTCTCAGTAAATAGTTGTTCTCGTACGTGGGCATGACGGGGAAACCGTCCGCGAGCGTGTGCATGGCATGACAGACTGAGCAGGAACCGACGCCGCCGGAATGCACCGCCTGCGCTTGCGCGCTTGACGAAATGAGCGTCGCGAGAAGTAGAGATTTGAATATATTCATGAGTATTGGGGCTATCCTTCAGCCGCCGCACTTGTGAACTTGTAGCCCGCCGCGTACACGGTATGAAGATGGCGGGGATTGCGCGCGTCATCTTCGAACAATTTGCGCAGGCGGACGATCAAGTTGTCAATCGTGCGAGTGGACGGATAGCGGTCATATCCCCAGACAGTTTCGATTATCTCGTCGCGCGTGACGACGTTGCCTTCACGCTCGGCGAGCAGTTTCAGGAGCATACACTCTTTTTGCGTCAGGGCGACGGGGCCGGCGGGAGTTTCCGCGGAATAGGCTTCGAGATTGACAACCGACGATCCGATTTTGAGCAACGCGCCGCGCTCGGGAATCTGACGATACCATTCATTGCGGCGGAAGATGGCGCGGACGCGTTGAATCAACTCGCGGATGCTGAACGGTTTGGTGATGTAGTCGTCGCCACCAAGCTCAAGGCCACGGACGCGAGCATCATCACTATCGCGGGCGGTCAGAAAGAGGATCGGAACATGATTCCCTTTCGCTCTGACACGTTCGCAGACGTCAAATCCGCTGGCGCCGGGCAGCATGACGTCCAGCAATACTAAGTCGTGCTTTCCGCTCAGAATTTCCGAGATTGCCGTGATACCATCGGCGACATGGGCCGTTTCAAAGCCCTCGGCTTCAAGATTCAGTTTGAGCCCCGCGGCAATGTGGGCTTCATCCTCGACAATCAGGATGCGATCAGACATGCAGTTCGTCCTGTGCGGCGGGGATGGTTACAACAAACTGTGAGCCTTTGCCCTTGCCCGCGCTGTGCGCACTGACGGATCCGCCCATTGCCTGCACAATCTCCTTGACTAAGTAGAGTCCGAGACCGACGCCTTGATTGGCGCGGGTATCTTCATTGCCGATGCGGTAGAAGCGTTCAAAGATGCGTTTTGTTTCATCGGGTTCGAATCCCTGTCCTTCGTCGGTGACGGTCAATTCGATTTTCCCGTCGCGGCGGGCGAGGTAGACGTCGATCATGCCGCCGGCGGGAGAATACTTGACGGCGTTATCAACAAGATTCTTAACAACGAGCTGCCAGCGGCGCGGGTCGGCCATAGCCATGAGTCCGTACTCGGTGTCGACGTTTAGTCGATGCTTGCCTGAAAACTGAATTCGATCCTTCAACTCATTGACCGCGCGCACGGTTTCCTCGCTGATGTCCACGCGTTCGAGGGGCAATGCGGCGCCGGGAGTCAGCACGCGCTGCGCCTGCAAGAGCCGATCGATCAGGTCGTTCAAACGATTCAGATCCAGCGACATCACGGCAAGCAGCTCGGCCCGTTTTTCTTTTGGCAACTCACGGTCACGGAGTGTATCAAGATACATGCGAAGCGAGGTGATCGGGGTCTTCAGCTCGTGCGACGTTGCAGACAGGAACACGGATTGGCGATGCTCGATATCAAGTTCTTCGCGAAGCGTGCGAAACATATAGAGCACCGCGACGAGCACGAGCAGGCCGAAGAAGGCTCCTTCCGAGATAAACATGCGCATCCGCCTATGGACGAACTCCCGAAGGTCGGCGCGCGCGGAGGGTTTCACTTCGATAGCTCCGGCAGGAGTGATCTCAAGATCGCGGAAGGTTGTCGCAAGCCAAGCATCAAACTCCGAACCCAGAGTATTACGCTGCATGTAGGCGACGACGATTTGCTGCTGCCAATAGCCATTTTGCGTTTCGATGAGCCGGCGGCCTTCATTGTATTGGAAGACGGCCCACCATGCGAGCTGCGCGAGTGCAAAGAACGAGATGAGCGCAAACACGACGAAGTGCCGCCGGAAGGGCAGCTTGGGTTGTCGCCAGGCAGTGCGCAGCCATCCGAGCATTTTGTTGATTGAGAACCCTGATGTTTATGTGACTGTCAGCGCATCACGCGCGGCTTGAATCGTGCGCTCGATGATTTGGTCATCATGCGCAAGGGAGACAAACCAGCATTCGTATCCCGACGGCGGAAGATGTACGCCGTGATCCAGCATTGCGTGGAAGAATTTGCGGAAGCGTACATGGTCCGCCCGCTGCGCATCCGCGTAGTTTTGAATCTTATGATCTGCGAAGAACAGCGTCAGCATGGAGCCGACGCGCTGCACGAGGGCGGGAACATGTGCGTCGGCACAAACTTTGAGCAGTCCCGCTTCAAGTTTTGCGGAACGCTCTTCGAGCAAGTCGTATACACCGGCATCGAGTTGCGCAAGAGTGGCGAGTCCCGCAGACATGGCAAGCGGATTTCCGGACAGCGTGCCCGCTTGATAGACTGTTCCTTGCGGCGCGACGTGCGACATCAAATCAGAACGTCCGCCGTAAGCTCCGACTGGCAGCCCGCCACCGATCACTTTGCCAAAAGTTGCGAGATCCGGCATGACACCATATCGCTCGATGGCACCGCCGCGCGCAACGCGGAAGCCGGTCATGACTTCATCATAGATCAGCAACGCGCCGAACTCATCACAGAGAGTACGCAGACCTTCGAGGAATCCCGATGCGGGCGGAATACAGCCGACGTTTCCGGCAACGGGTTCGACGATGACGGCCGCAATTTCACGGGGTTCAGCGTCAAAGATCGCTCGCACAGATGCGAGGTCGTTGTAGATTGCGCAGCGTGTATCCTGTGCGGCGCCGCGGGTAACACCCGGTGAATCGGGCAGGCCGAAGGTAGCGGCCCCTGAGCCTGCCTGAACTAAAAAGGAATCGGCGTGGCCGTGATAGCCGCCGGAGAACTTTACAATCACATCGCGCTTCGTAACGGCACGAGCGAGACGGATTGCACTCATCGTCGCTTCGGTTCCGCTATTGACGAAGCGCACCATTTGGAGTCCGGGGACCCGCGCGGTGATTTCTTCCGCAAGCAGAACTTCCGGCGTCGAGGGGGCGCCATAGCTGAAAGCCTTGTCGACAGCACGATGAACCGCTTCGACGACGGGTCGCGCGCCGTGTCCCAGTATCATTGGTCCCCAGCTACCAATGTAATCAATATACTCATTTTCGTCAACGTCCACCAGCACCGCACCGCGGGCGGAGGCCATGACCGGCGGCTGCCCGCCGACGGATTTGAAAGCGCGCACGGGGGAATTCACACCGCCGGGCAGCACGCGCTGTGCGCGAGTGAACCACTCTTCAGATTGTTCAATGGAACGCGCGGATTCAGTCAGTATTGCATCATTCGGCATGACGACTCTCCGTGTTCAGCCATTCGGCGGCTTCAACCGCATAGTAGGTCAGAATAAAGTCTGCTCCGGCGCGTTTGAAAGCAAGCAGCGTCTCAAGAATGAGTCGTTTGCGATCCACCCAGCCGCGTTGCGCGGCGGCTTCGATCATGGCATACTCACCGGAAACATGATAGGCCGCAGTCGGGCGGCGGAATTTCTCCTTGATGGTGTGCAGGATATCGAGATAGGCGATACCGGGCTTCACCATCAGCATGTCCGCGCCTTCGGCGAGATCGAGTTCAGCCTCGCGCAGCGCTTCATCAGCGTTGGCGGGATCCATTTGATAACCGCGACGATCTCCGAACTGCGGAGCGGAATCCACCGCAACACGAAACGGTCCGTAGAAGGCGGAGGCATATTTGACGGCATAGGACAGAATGGGAATATGCGAGAATCCGTGTTCATCGAGAGAGTGGCGGATCGCACCGACGCGTCCGTCCATCATATCAGAGGGCGCAACCACATCGGCTCCGGCGCGCGCGTGACTAAGCGCAGTTTTTGCGAGCAACTCGAGCGTCGCATCGTTATCTACGTCGGTATCATGAATCGCTCCGCAGTGTCCGTGGTCTGTATACTCACACAGGCAGACGTCGGTAATGACAAGCAAATCAGGATAGGCCTGCTTGATGGCACGGACGGCGCGCTGCACTTCGGCGTTGTCATCAAATGCGGCGGAGCCGATTGCGTCCTTGTGTGTCGGCACACCGAACAGAATCACGCCGGGCACTCCGGCATGGTAACAGCGTCCGGCGATTTCGGTCACGCGATCGACGGACCAATGAAATTGTCCGGGCAAACTGCTGATTTCATGCTTGACATCGCTGCCGGGAACGACGAACAACGGCTGAATGAAGTCGGTCGGATGCAGATGTGTTTCCCGCACGAGACTCCTCAGCATGGGTGTGCGGCGAAGCCTGCGGGGGCGATCAATGGGAAAGCTCATGGTTCAGTTTTTCGAGAATTTCTTCAACGGCCTGACGGTCCTGACCTGCGAAAGCGACGGCAATGGCGCGGGCGAGCGTAAGATCACTGCCATCGGCTGCTGCGCGGCGCATGTTGGCGACAATCAGACTCGTCACCTTTTTCATCATAGAGCGGGAGAATTTATCGACCTCTTCAAGGTCTTCTGCGCGAAAGTGATGTGCCTGATGCTCAACTTCAGAAGCACGAATACTTTCGAGCGCAATCTGCAGCTGCTGAATGCTCGGCGCGATGCGATTCTGACGATACCACTCAGAGAACTCGGCGACTTCTTTGTCTACGATGTCTTCAGCGCGGACGGCCTCTTTTTCGCGAGCCTTGATGTTCGTGGCGACAAGCTCCTGGAAGTCGTCCACGGTGTAGAGATAGACTTCGTCGTGCTGCGCGAAATCCGGATCGACGTCGCGGGGCACGGCAAGGTCGAGGAACAACAGCGGGCGTTTACGTGAACGCAAGGAGCTTCCAGCAGTATCCAGCGAAATCACCGGAGCTTGAGAGGAAGTGGCACTCACAACTATATCCGCCCATGCCAAATCGTCGGCGGAAGGTGGAAACGAAGTGGCTTGGCCACCGATGCTATCGGCGAATTGCAGTGCGTTCTCGGCGGTCCGATTACTGACACGCCAATTGCGCGCACCGACATCGGCGAGATATTTCGCCGCGAGCCGGGAGGTTTCGCCGGCACCAACGAGCAGAATGTTCTTCTCATCAAGCTTGCGGAAGAGTCTCTGCGCGAGTTCGATGGCCGCATAGGCGACGGAGACCGCACCCTGCGAGATCGCGGTGCGAGTGCGGACTTTCTTGCCGCAGAAAATGGCATGAGTAAAAAGCTTGTTCAAGATGCCGCTCGTGCCGGCGAGTTCAAGAGCGGCAGCGTATGCCGTTTTTACTTGAGCAAGGATTTGAATCTCGCCGAGCATCTGGGAATCGAGACCGGAAGCGACGCGAAAGAGGTGACGCACGGCGGCGGTATCCCGATGCACGTATGCAACATTGGCCTCGGCAAGCTCCAAGCCGCAGATATCCGCATAGAGCGCGCGTAACTCAGACTCTTCAAAATGGTAGGTCGGAGACAGATACAATTCGGCGCGATTACAGGTGGACAGGATAACGGCGCCTTCAATGTTCGGATGCCGCACCAGTTGCTGAATCAAGGCAGGCAGCGCGTCGGGTGAAACGGCGGCGCGTTCGCGGAGACCAAGCGAAGCCGAGTGATGATTGAGACCGATCATCTCAAGTTTCATGACTGGCCCCGGAAGAAAATTTGGGTGACGGAGCCTGCGAGCAGGAAGAACATCAAGGCGGTCAGTGCGACTGTCAGCTTGGCCTGTCTCTGGTCACCCAGCCAGTTTTTTCGTTCTGAAATCGCGAGAATTGTCGCCACGAACCAAAGGGCGAACATCTCATGCAGGTGGTTGAAGAAGCTGGGCGTGCCGGCACGCTGGATGAACATAAAGACGGTGGATGAAGCGAAACTGATGGTGATGAGCAGCCAGCCGTTGTAAACCGCGAGCGCGCGCAATCTGTGCATATCTTCCATCGAGGGAAGAGCCGTGAATAGCCGTCCGAATTTGCGCTGGACAAGCACTCTCCGCAGGAGAATCGCACCGGCGCTGTAAACGCCGCTGCCGAAGAGCATTGCGACTCCGGCGGTGGAGAGAACGATATGGACGGCGGACCAGATCGAGTGAAGTTCTCGCGGACCTTCCGTGTGCCGCAGTCCGCCCGCCACACCGGTCAGCAGCAGGACGGTGACAATCACGATGGGCAAAACCGTGAGCATGCGTTGTGAGATACGACGTTCAACGAGCAATTGATCCATCCAGACCAGAAACGCGAGGAAGACGCTGATCTGTCCTGCCGTAAGAATCGGAAGTTGGCGCTGGTCGATACTAAGGAGCGTCAGCCACAACGCATACAGAGCCGCGGCTATCCAGCCCACGCGGACGGCGATTTTTTCGAGGTGTTCGTCGGGACGCTGGTAAAGCATCATCCAGAGCGAGAAAAGGCCGCCAAACACCAGGAGCATCAATCCGGGGAAAAGTGCGTAGATGAACATATCAGGCCATCCTCCACTGCGCGAGCAGCGTGCGCGCGACGCGGAAAGCGTCTTTTGCACAACCATTGACCGACACGCCTCGATAGCCTGCTCCCGTCAGGATAAATCCCGGAAGTTGTCTTTCGAGAAGCTCCAGTTCTCCGATACGGCTTAGATGACCTTGCGTATACTGGGCAATGCCCTTAGGGTGACGGAAAATCCGACGGAAGCAAGGCGCGCTCTTCACGTTGTACAAACGGCGGTGCTCGTCGGCGGCGATTTGCTCAACTTCGTGATCTTTCAGGTCCACTATCTGGGGATCATGCGCTCCGCCGATCATGGTGCGAAGCAGATGGAATCCGTGCGGAGCCTGATTGGGGAAGATGGCATCGCACCAGAGCGATCCCAGTGCGCGGTAGTCCTCACCGCGCGGGATTAAGACTCCGAAACCATCCAGAGGATGACCGACATCAGCGATGGGATGCGCGTGGGCGACCACATCGATTGGAGCGTAGGGAATTTCCCGTAGCGCTGAGGCGGCGTTTGAGGACACAGCATTGAGAATCTCGGCTGCGGCGTATGCGGGACATGCGAGGACGACGGCGTCCGCCGTAAGGGTTCTGCCTTTTGCGTGAACCTCAAAGACTTCACCACGCGGCCGCAAGGACTGGACGGGCGAGTTCGTAATGATGTCAGCGGCAAGCTGCTGTGCGAGAGTCTCGGTAAGTTCACCCATGCCGTTACGAAACGTCGTGAGCGTCGCGGCCGCTCCGGCAGGTCCGCCCGTCAATTCGCCGGACTGTTTGGCAGCACGCTTCTTCGCGATCATCGCGCGCATCAGACCGCCGTACTCGGTTTCCATCTCAACCATTTTAGGAAAGACGGCGCGCAACGAAAGTTCTTTGGCGTTGCCCGCGAAGATTCCGGAAACCATCGGGTCGATCATGTATTGCGCGAAGTCTTCTCCAAGGCGACGCCTGGCGAAGTCATAGACGGATTCGTCATAACCATTGCGCTTGGCCGGAATAACCGGTTCGAGCGCCATGCGCAGTTTTGCTCCGACAGGCAGGATGTCCGACTGCAGGAACGAGCGCGGAGAGAGCGGCACTTCGCGCATCTTGCCATGATGATAGATGAAGCGCTTGCTCGCGTGTCCGGAGGCACGCACCAGCCGCTGCTCGAGGCCGAGAAGTTTGACAAGCTCAAGCGTCGCAGGTTCATTGTCGAGGAAACCGTTCGGTCCCCATTCGCAGAGAAAGCCTTCGGCGAGTTCCGTGCGCGTCGCGCCACCAGTGAAAGCTGCGGCTTCCAGAATAGTCACCTGCGGGTCTGCTCCGCGTTCGCGCGCGAGGGTGCGAATCAGAAAGGCGCTGGCCAGTCCGGCGACACCTCCGCCGATTACCACGACGCTTGGCCGAAGGGGATTAGCAGGCAACGGCATGACAGGACTCCCGCAACAAATTGAGTAACGCAGCGGAGAAGCGCGTGTCGTCATTGAAGACGCGCACGCGAACATACTTCTTGACACCCTTCCGCTCAACAATTTCCTTAGCAACGGAATCGAGATCGTAGAGTGTTTCGAGACAGTCGGAAACGAAGCTCAGGGGCATCATGACGATGGGATCGTCACATTGGGTCCATTCAGAGAGCACATCTTCCATATATGGTTTCGTCCATTCGACGGGTCCGACTTTGCTTTGATAGGCAACTATCCAGCGCGTTCCGTGCGGCAAGCTCCGCGCGAGTTTTTCCGCTGTAGCACAGACGCGGTCAGGGTAGTCGTCACCTCGGTTTACATAGATTTTCGGAATGCCGTGAGCAACAAACATGACGCGCGCGCGCGGACCTGCTTCCGACAGAGCATCGCGAAGGTAGTCCCACCAGATCGCCAGCATGCTCTCCTCCTGTCCCCAGTCTTCAATGTAGTCGAACGTCAGGTGACAGGACTTAGCTGCTCGTCGGACTTCTTTCATCACCGAACCGGTCATCGTGTGCGTGTAGTGGGGGAAAAGCGGAATGACGTTGAGATGACGGATGCCTTTTCCGGCGAGCGCGGCAATCGCTTCAGGGATCGTCGGCGAAATATAGCGGAATGCCCACATCACCTCGGTTTGTTCGCCGCGCAGGGAGAGTTCGTTCAAGATGTTTTGTCGAAGAGCTTCCGTCCAATCGAAAAGCGGACTGTAACCGCCAATGCCTTCATATCGCTCGGCGACTTCTGATGCGCGGCTCCGTGCAATGAGCGACGCAAGCGGCTTGCGGATAATCGCCGGAAGGTCAATGATCGCGGGATCGCTGAAGATTTCACGCAAATAGGGTTCTACGTCGATGCGGCGGGCGGGGCCGCCCATATTTACCAGTAGGATTGCTTCACTCATCATCTATTCCTACAAGGTTTTCGAGTAGACGACGTTCGCCTGATCGGCGAGGTAGCGATCAAAGGGCATGGCAAGGTTCCTTACGAAGAGCTGCCCAAGCGGCGTGACGCGAAATCCGCCGTTGTCGCGTTTGACCAGCCCGCTGCTCTCGAAGGAGGAGATGTGATCGATTGCCGAGTTCATTCTTGCCACGAATTCGTCACCAAGCTCGTGCATATGCTTGGGCAAGTTGATCTCAAGATTGCACATCAAGTGGTTGATAATCTGTTTGGTTGTCCGGTCATCGGCACTCAGTTCGTGTCCGCGCTCGAGGGGCAGGCGGCCCGCTTCAACCGCGTCAGCGTAGGCTTCCGGTGAGGGGATATTCTGAGTGAAGAGATTGCGAAACTCGCTGATTCCGGAGCAGCCGAGTCCGAGCAGTTCAAGGCCGCGCGTGGTGGTATAGCCCATGAAGTTGCGCCAGAGACGGCCTTGATTCTGAGCGAGGGTCAGATCATCGTCGGGCAGCGCGAAGTGATCCATGCCGATGCCCACATAGCCGGAGTCACCGAGCACGCGATGGGCATCGAAGATCATGCCGAGGCGCTCACGCGAGGAGGGCAGATCATTCTCGTCGATGGCGCGCTGATGTTTCATCCGCGACGGCAGGTGAGCGTAACCGAAGCAAGCAAGTCGGTCAGGCCGCAATCCGGCCACGGCTTGCAGGGTTTCCAACCATGTTGTGCGCGTTTGACGGGGCAGCCCGTAAATCAGATCAATGTTGATGCTCGTGAAGCCGTACTCGCGGGCGCGGGTGATGAATCCGGTGATCTCATGTAAATTGTACTCACGCCGCACGGCTGCCTGCACTTCAGGATTCAGATCCTGCAATCCGGCGGAAATGCGGCGGAAGCCGCGTGCGGCAAGCAGCTCGAGATGTTCGTCGGTGGTGACACGTGGATCCACTTCAACGGAACGATCCGCGACGGGTGCACCGGGGATTTTCTCAATCAACAGATCAAGCATGCCCGCCAAGCGATTCAGCGGAACATATGTGGGAGTTCCGCCGCCCAAGTGCAATTGACTGTGGCGAACAGGGCGCACGAACTTGCTTGTGACCAGCCGGATTTCACTTTCGAGCGCATCCATGTATCTATTCATGCGCGACTCGTCATGGGTGATGTGCGCGTTGCAGCCGCAATAGAGGCAGCGTTGACGGCAGAACGGCAGGTGCACGTAGACGGCGATACTCTCTTGCTCTTGTCCCAGCCTGTGTAAAGCATCTACAAACGCTTCTTCGCGGACCGGAGCATGCCATACGGGAACAGTCGGATAAGAGGTATATCGCGGCCCGCGGCCATCCAGCTCGTTGACCAGCGCGAAGGCTCGCTCTTCAGAGATGTCGTGCCAGCTTAAGCGGTTCATGTCTATTCTCCGCGAATTTCATCGAGCAGAATGTCGACGTGCTCGATAGGCGTTTCGGGCAGAATCCCGTGGCCAAGATTGAAGATGTGGCCGCGCTGCGGCGCCTCATTCAGAATCTGACGAGTGCGCGCGCGGATCGTCCGCTCATCGGTCAGCAGCAGGATGGGATCAAGGTTTCCTTGCAGTGCGACACGCTGACCGAAGCGGCGGCCTGCCTGCTCAAAACTCATGCGCCAATCCAGGCCGTAAACAGTTGCTCCAACCTTCGCCGCAGACTCAAGGTGCATACCGTTCAGAACGAAGTAGGTGAGCGGGACGTCGAGCGATCTCAATTCGGAGAAAATCCGCTGCAAGTGCGGCAGACTGAACTCTGCGTATTCGTCGTCCGTGAGAATCCCCCCCCACGTGTCGAACAGCTGGAGCGCATCGGCACCGGCCTCGACTTGCGCGCGCAGATAAGAGATGGTTAACGTGCTGAGTTTCTCCATGAGCTCGGAGAACGCGTGCGAGTCCGCATACATCATCCGTTTCGTGCGCCTGAAGGGATCGGGCTTGCCGCCTTCAATCAGATAACAGCCCACGGTGAAGGGTGAACCTGCAAAGCCGATCAGGGCTTTGTCATCGGGAAGCTCGCGACGAATCAATTTGACGGCATCGAGAACTTGGCCGAGTTCTTCCCGCGGGTCGAAGTCCCGCAGTTTGGAAACGTCGTTGTGCGCACGCACCGGCCGCTCAATCACAGGGCCGTGTCCACTGTCGAAGTGCAATCCTGCTCCGAGGGGAATTGCAAGCAACAGGATGTCGCTGAAGAGGATGGCGGCGTCGAAATCGAAGCGGCGAATCGGTTGCAGGGTAACCTCGCAAGCCAGTTCAGGTGTGTAGCAGACGGAGATGAAATCGTGCCGTTCTCGTACGGCGCGATACTCGGGAAGATAACGTCCCGCCTGCCGCATGAGCCATACGGGAGGAATGGCGAGCGCTTCACCGCGTGCGGCACGCACATACTTGGAGGTTGCGGTGCGCTGTTCAGATACAGGTTTCATTGCGGAAATGACTTCAGACATGATCGGGCTCGTGTTGCATGAGACTCGCGCGAACGGCTTTCGTGATGGATAGTGCGTCGGGGTGAGTGGCTGTAGAGATTCGTGAGTGTCCAAGTGCGCTTAGTGCACGTTGAGTCGTCGGGCCGATGGCAATGGCCGCGAAGGGCCACGGCAACGGCAGAGCGCGGTGAAGTGCATGCACGGCACTCGGTGCAAAAAAGACTGCTGCGTCCACCGGAAGATGCGATTGCAGTTGCCGGGAAAGTTCGCGTGGCTCGCGTGCAATCGTGCGATAGACCGGCAGCGCGTGTATTAATAGACCATTGCTGCGGCAGATGTCCGCAAAATCCGATCTGTGCTGGTCTGGACACGGATAGAGCAGTTGCGTCCCGAGCGGGAGCGTGCGGCTCAACTCTTCCGCGAGGTGCGCTCCGGTTCCCACCGAGGAGATGACTTCAGGCTCTTGAGCGAAGTACACTCGCACGGCGTTGGCGGTTGACTCACCGACGGCTGCAATCATGACGTCGAAGGGTAGAACCTGTTTTGTGCTCCGGAGTGCTTCAAAGAGTCCGCGCACACCGTTCGCGCTGGTGAAGGCAACCCACGGCGTGGCGATTTCCAGCTTTTCGGGAGTGATATACTCTGTTGTGGTGGCCGGAAGAGCCGAGCAAGCGAAGCCTTCCGCGTGCAGAAGGTCGCAGAGTTCGCTGCAGAGTTCCGGTTGACGGATTAACAACACCCGCTGGAGCATGCCTGACTCTGGGAAAGTTCGGTGAAGAGTTCCTGCGGCAACGCATCAGGCAGATTGCCGCGCACGGTGGCGCGCACTGGCCCGGACAGCGCGTCAAACCAGAAACCTTCCATGATCCACACGTCGCCGTTACGGGATGCGTATGCGCCTAACGGCAAGCCGCATCCGCCGCCAAACAGGGCCTGCAATTGCCGCTCGA
Encoded here:
- the hemH gene encoding ferrochelatase, yielding MSEAILLVNMGGPARRIDVEPYLREIFSDPAIIDLPAIIRKPLASLIARSRASEVAERYEGIGGYSPLFDWTEALRQNILNELSLRGEQTEVMWAFRYISPTIPEAIAALAGKGIRHLNVIPLFPHYTHTMTGSVMKEVRRAAKSCHLTFDYIEDWGQEESMLAIWWDYLRDALSEAGPRARVMFVAHGIPKIYVNRGDDYPDRVCATAEKLARSLPHGTRWIVAYQSKVGPVEWTKPYMEDVLSEWTQCDDPIVMMPLSFVSDCLETLYDLDSVAKEIVERKGVKKYVRVRVFNDDTRFSAALLNLLRESCHAVAC
- the hemN gene encoding oxygen-independent coproporphyrinogen III oxidase, with amino-acid sequence MNRLSWHDISEERAFALVNELDGRGPRYTSYPTVPVWHAPVREEAFVDALHRLGQEQESIAVYVHLPFCRQRCLYCGCNAHITHDESRMNRYMDALESEIRLVTSKFVRPVRHSQLHLGGGTPTYVPLNRLAGMLDLLIEKIPGAPVADRSVEVDPRVTTDEHLELLAARGFRRISAGLQDLNPEVQAAVRREYNLHEITGFITRAREYGFTSINIDLIYGLPRQTRTTWLETLQAVAGLRPDRLACFGYAHLPSRMKHQRAIDENDLPSSRERLGMIFDAHRVLGDSGYVGIGMDHFALPDDDLTLAQNQGRLWRNFMGYTTTRGLELLGLGCSGISEFRNLFTQNIPSPEAYADAVEAGRLPLERGHELSADDRTTKQIINHLMCNLEINLPKHMHELGDEFVARMNSAIDHISSFESSGLVKRDNGGFRVTPLGQLFVRNLAMPFDRYLADQANVVYSKTL
- the hemE gene encoding uroporphyrinogen decarboxylase, producing MKPVSEQRTATSKYVRAARGEALAIPPVWLMRQAGRYLPEYRAVRERHDFISVCYTPELACEVTLQPIRRFDFDAAILFSDILLLAIPLGAGLHFDSGHGPVIERPVRAHNDVSKLRDFDPREELGQVLDAVKLIRRELPDDKALIGFAGSPFTVGCYLIEGGKPDPFRRTKRMMYADSHAFSELMEKLSTLTISYLRAQVEAGADALQLFDTWGGILTDDEYAEFSLPHLQRIFSELRSLDVPLTYFVLNGMHLESAAKVGATVYGLDWRMSFEQAGRRFGQRVALQGNLDPILLLTDERTIRARTRQILNEAPQRGHIFNLGHGILPETPIEHVDILLDEIRGE
- a CDS encoding uroporphyrinogen-III synthase, whose protein sequence is MLQRVLLIRQPELCSELCDLLHAEGFACSALPATTTEYITPEKLEIATPWVAFTSANGVRGLFEALRSTKQVLPFDVMIAAVGESTANAVRVYFAQEPEVISSVGTGAHLAEELSRTLPLGTQLLYPCPDQHRSDFADICRSNGLLIHALPVYRTIAREPRELSRQLQSHLPVDAAVFFAPSAVHALHRALPLPWPFAAIAIGPTTQRALSALGHSRISTATHPDALSITKAVRASLMQHEPDHV